The Gloeobacter morelensis MG652769 genome contains the following window.
GTCGCAGCCGGAGCCAGTCCGGTCGTGTAGACGAAGCTGCGCGCCCGGTTGCGCAGATAGTCGACGAGTTCAGCACTGCCGCAGACGTAGCCGCCCTGGCTTCCCAATGCCTTCGAGAGCGTTCCCATCTGCACCAGGGATCGGGTGAGGCCCAGTTGCTCGACTGCCCCGGCACCGGTAGGGCCGAGCACGCCGGTAGCGTGGGCTTCGTCCACCAGGAGCATGCACTCGTAGCGGCGGGCCAAACCCGCGATGCGGGCCAGATCGACTAGATCGCCGTCCATGCTAAAGACCGAGTCGGTGCAGATCAAGCAGCGGCGGTGGCGCTCGCGCTGCTCGATGAGCAAGCTTTCGAGGGCGCTGCAATCGCTGTGGGGGTAAAGCCGGTGGACAGCACCGCTCAGCTCGGCCCCCCCGCGCAGGCAGGCGTGGTTGTACTCGTCGCCTACCACCAGATCGCGCTTGCCCACCAGCGCCGGGATCGTCCCGAGATTGGCCAGATACCCCGACGAGAAGACCAGGCAATCATCGCAGCCTTTCCAGCCGGCCAGGGCGCGCTCCAACTCGCAGTGCACCTCGCGCTCACCACTGAGAAGCCGCGAGCCGGTCGCCCCGGCGCCGTAGAGCCGAACGGCCCGGCAAGCCGCCTCGATGAGCCGCGCATCGCCGCTGAGGCCCAGATAGTCGTTGCTTGCAAACTGAAGCACCGGCTTGCCGTCCACATCCATTTGCGGTCCGGCCAGACCATTGTGGGTTCGCATCGTCCGGTACCAGCCCACCCGATGCAAGCTCTCAAGATCCGCCCGGATCCATCCGTAAAGATCAGCCACGCTCCATTACCCCGACTTGCAGGTGTCCGGCGGCGGACGGCGGTTGGCTGGCACTTTCAAGCAAGGTGATTTCCGACTTAGAGTGCGAGAGCTTGACCACCCCGAAGTACCCGGTAACCACCATGGCACCCTCCCGACAGCCCGATTTGCACTCACCGCTCAAAAATCTACGGATCACCAGCCGCTTCGGCATGCGCGTACACCCCATCCGGCGGACCCGGCGGCTGCACAGGGGAATCGACCTGCGCGCCCCGACCGGAACCCCAGTGTACGCCGCCGCCGGTGGTGCGGTGGAAGCCGCCGGGCGGCAGGGCGGTTACGGCAATACCGTCCTCATCGATCACGGCGGCGGTTGGAAGACTCGCTACGCCCACCTCGACAGCATCGGCGTGCAGGCAGGGGCACCCGTCGAAGCGGGCAAGCCGATTGGCCACGCCGGAAACACTGGTCTATCGAAAGGCCCCCATCTCCACTTCGAACTGCTGCACAACGGCCGCCCGGTCGACCCGATGCCTTACTTGCAAGCCGCCATAAAGCCCGGCCGCGCCGCGTCGGTTGCCGCTGCAGCCAAGACGATTCTCGAACGCCGCGGGTACACCGACGCACAGGGCACACGTTCCTACCGTGGCCACACCTACAACTTCGACAAAGAGGGTTCCCGATTGACGGTGAGTGAGCCTGAGGGCCGGGGGGCGATTCTCGAAGTCGATGGCGGACGAGTGCTTACCGATCGGGTGACAGCCCGGGACGCGACTATCCTCGGCGAGGTCCGGCGTCGGCTGTTGGCACCACCCGCACCGGAGCGGCAGCCCGGCCGGGTGCCGCTCGCGGTTCCAGACCGCCCCCGACCACAAGCTCTGGAGCACCAGCCGGAGTGATTACCCGGCGGCCGTCGCCGGTTGCTCGCCGGGTTGCTCGGTCGCCGATTCTGCCGCTTCCATCGATTCGAGGGCGCGGCCGGTCGGCGAGGGAGTCAGGTGCGCCACTACCAGATCCGGGGTGTTGACAACCTCGATGCCGGGGGGCAAAACCAGATCTCTGACGTAGAGCATGTCGCCTACTTGCATGGTCGAAATATCAACCTCGATTGCCTCGGGCACCTCCGTGGGAGCAGTGTGGACGGTCAGTTGGGTGATTACCTTTTCGAGCAGACCGCCATCCACCTTGACACCCACCGCTTCGCCGGTAAACACCAGAGGCAAATCGAGGGTGATGCTGCCGTGGCCCGCGACCGCAAAAAAGCTCAAGTGCAGCAGTTTGCCGCCCACCGCGTCGTGCTGCACTTCGCGCAGAAGCACATCGCCCGACCAGCCCCGCTCCACCTTCAAAGGCAAAATGGTGTTGTTGATGGTGACACGCTTGAGCAGGTCTTCTGCGGTGCGTTGTTCAAGTTCCAACGCCAGCGACTGGGTTCCCCGATGACCGTAGAGGACCGCCGGAATGCGGCCTGCGCGGCGCATCGCCCGCGGCTGGGCGCCCGTGACCCGTTGTTTGAGCGTCAGTTGTATCGTCATGGGAAATTCCTTCAGGGACAGAGTTCTCTATGGTAATGGTTGCCTACTGCACGCGCTGTTCGCTTCCTCCCTAAGTTGCAAGTTCTGGCGATCTGTTGGTGCTATGGGGTAGGGGGTGCGATGGGCCGCACTTGATAGCCCTGCAACCTTTTCGCTACATTGGCTCTACCGAACAAGCGGGCCACCATGGAAACAGAAACAACCGCCACCGACGTTGAGAAACATTTAGAAATCATCGACAAAATGATTGATCTCAGATTGCGGCTGGCTGCCATCGAATCGGAAATCCAAGCGGTGCAACCGGAGTTTTACCTGGCCTGCGCCGCCATCAGCGACGACAAAATCGAGACTCCCCGGGCCACGATCAGCCGTCGCTTCACTGCCGGCCGCTGGGAATACAGCCCTCCCATCGTGCAAATGGAAGAAGATCTCAAGCGGCTCAAAAAAGACTTTCAGAAAAAGCACGAACCCACGGAGGGCCGCGAGGTGATCTGGGCGGTGCGGCTCACTGGCGGGGACGATCTGCGGAACTTTTGAGGGAAAAGGTGCCTACCCGCCGACCAGCCCCAGCCACTCACCCTGCACCTCTACCAGCAGACCATGGGCCAAAGGCGATGTGCGGGTGCGGTTGGGGGTGTTCAAGCAACCAAGGACAGCGGCGATATGCTCAAAACTGGGTTGCTTCCCCAGCTCCACGCTCAACCAACGGCGCACAGCCCGCCGTTGCAGTGCCAGCGGCAAAGCAGCCAGCGTATTCCTGTGCAGTCGTCCGTCCTGCACCAGACTGTGCCAGTGACCGTCGAGCAAGCTCTCGAGCAACTCCGACTCAGCGTGCAAAATTTCGCCGGTTCGGGCCAGGGTCTGCTCCACCATTGGATTGAAGTGCTCGCGCAGATACGGCATCAACTCCAGACGGATGCGGTTGCGGCGGAAAGTCACATTGGCGTTGCTCTCATCGATGCAGACCGGTAGGTCGTGGGCAAGACAAAATGCCCCGGTCTCAGCGCGGCTGATCCCCAATAGTGGCCTGACCAGCCGCACCCCCCCACCCAGGGACCGATCCCAATCGAGGCTGCCCAGACCGGCGCCGCCGCTGCCGCGCAGCAGATTGAACAAAACCGTCTCGGCCCGATCACTCAGCGTATGACCGGTCACCACCCGCTCCAGCGCCAGACCGCGGGCGATCTGCTCGAGCCAGCAGTAGCGCCAGGCGCGGGCCGCCGCCTCACCCGCAGGTGGGGTGCGGGCAATCCCCAGGTGAAATGGTACCCCCCAGACATTGCACAGGGCTGCCACCCGCCGGGCATCCCGCTCGGATCCGGGCCGCCAGCGGTGGTCGAGGTGACCGACGTGCAGACGCCAGCCGCGCTCAGGGACCAGATCCACCAGCAGCTTCAATAGACACAGTGAATCCTGACCGCCGGAGACCGCCACCAGCAAGCCGCGGCCCGGCGGCAGCAGGCCAAGAACCGGACGCAGGCGACTCCCCAGTGACAAGTCGCTAACCGCCGCCCACCACCGTCACAATCTCGAAGCGATCGCCGGGAGCGACGGTCGTTTTCTGCCAGTCCTGACGGTGCAGGATGTCGCCGTTGCGCTCGATGACCAGCAGCCGCGGTTCGAGGGCCAGTTGGGCGAGCATCGCGCTTATCGTTGTGCCGGGGGCGAACGTCCGCTGTTCACCGTTGACGCACACCGTTTCAACCACGGTTTAACCTCTCCAGAAACCAGGCGGTCGTGCGGCCCGGATCTTCTGCTGCCATGATCGCACGCACCACCGCGACGCGCTCGGCTCCAGCGGCAATCACCGCCTCCAGATTGCTCCGGTCGATGCCGCCAATGGCAAAACCCGGCCGCTCGCTATGTTCGCGGCAGTAGCGCACGTACGCCAGGCCCACGGGTGTGCGCCCCTCTTTGGTGGGAGTGGCGTAGACCGGACCGACGCCCAGGTAATCGGCCCCGCCTGCGACGGCTTGTTGCGCCTCGGCCGGAGCGTGGGTCGATTGGCCAATGAGCAAACGCGGTCCCATCAAGGCCCGCGCCCGAGCGAGGGGCAGATCCTCCTGGCCGAGGTGCACCCCGTCGGCCCCGCAGGCCAGGGCCAGATCCACCCGGTCGTTGACGATCAACAGCGCCCCGTGGCGCAGGGTGACATCCCGCAACCTTAAAGCAATATCGAGTACGTCGCGGGCGGGCGCTTCTTTTTCGCGCAGTTGCACCAGCGGCAACCCCGCAGCCAGGGAGCGCTCCACGATCTCGACTAGATCGGGGTGCGGCGAGGTGACCAGATAGAGCCGGGCCGCCGCAAGCCGGGTGCGCAGATCGCTGCCGGTGGCGACACTCTCGAGGGTATAGACCCGGTAGCGCCATGCCTTGGCCGCCGCGGCCAGATCCGGCTCGGCGAGCTTGGCGTACTCTTCTAGGACGCGCAGGGCTTCTTGGATGCGGGCAAAATTGACCCGCACCACATCCAGAGTGCTGCTGCGCACCCCTTCGTCGGGGTGATCCAGCCCGGTGCCCGGGTCGTGGGGCGTGTCGCGGGCGGCGCGCAGCCGGTCGGTGTGAAAGCGGCCCAGTTGCTGGCGCAAGGCTTTGCACTCGGCGAGGGATGCGCCCGGACCGCCGCCGAAGCGCAGCCATTCCTCCACAACCCGCACGCCTTCGCGGGCGCGATCGAGATTAGCATCGAGAATTTTCAGAACCGCTTGCTCTTCCACAACCGCCATTGAAGCACCGCCGACGCTCCCTGCCCAGACCCGCCAAGAACGACTCTCCACCACCGCATTGCGGGGGGTGTCATTCTGTTGCTTTGCGCGGGGGAGAAAGCGCTAAATGTTGTGGATCATACCCGCAATTCAGGGTTTTGCCATGTTAATGTGGTGTCGCCGATAAGCTTTTATCCAGGCCGAATTTTTGAGGAGTGACGATGAAGTTCTCCGATACCGTGGTGCGTCGCCTGATGGGCTGGACGCTTGCTCTGTCGCTTTTGGGAACAGCTTCAGCAAGTATTGTTCAAGCCCAGTCAGATCTGGAGCGCGATTTGAGCATGACCTACGTCGACGCAGTCAACGGCGATGACAGCACCGCCGATGGCAGCAAACAAAAACCGTTCAAAACGATCACCCGGGCTATCACTGCCTCGCCTCCCGGGGTGACTTTGCAGTTGGCCGAGGGCGAATACTCCGAGGCCACCGGCGAACAGTTTCCCATCCAACTGGCCATGCGCAACCTGGTGGGCAATGAAGCGACCAAAGGCCAGGGCATCAAAATCGTCGGCGGCGGCAAGCACGTCAGCCCCACCTTCGCAAGCCAGGATGCGACGATCGTCGTCGGCAAAGAGGTAACCATCCGCGGCGTGACGATCACCAACCCGCGCAATCGGGGCAAGGGCCTCTGGATCGAATCGGTCAGCCCCGTGATCGCCCACAATTCTTTTATCGGCAGCCTGCACGACGGCATCTTCATCACCGGTGCCAGCAGCGCCAAAGTGGCCGACAATTACTTCTCAGGCAACATCGCCGACGGATTGACCGCCGCGGACCAGTCCACGCCGGTCATTGAGAACAACATCTTCGAGAAGACGGGATTTGCCATCAACGTCACCGGCCGCTCCCGACCGCAGATCGTAGGCAATACCGTGCGCGACAATGTCGACGGCATCGTCATCGAAGGCCGGTCCTTCCCGAAGCTGCGAAACAACACGATCACCGGCAACCGCCGCAGCGGCGTGGTCGTCGTGCTGCTCGCCTCCGCCGATATGGGCACCGAGAGCGAAGCGGGCAATAACACCTTCGCCGCCAACGGCCGCGCCGATGTCAACAACGTCACCCGCCCTGCCCTACCGCTGGTGGCGATGGGCAACAAGTGGGACAAACCGCGCCTCGAGGGACAGGTGACCGCCGAAGCGGAAATCATCGCCCTGGCCGCCCGCAACGTTGTCCCCAACGCCGGCTTCTGGGTGCTGGTCAGCAACACCAAACCGGCGCAACTGCGCGCCATCAAAGGGCTTGCGCTCAAGCCCAAATCCCATACCTACGAAGGCAAGCCCTACCAACAGGTAGGCACCTTCGGCTCCCAGGCGAGCGCCGATAAGCTGGTCGAGCAATTGAGCAAAAAAGGCTTTAACGCCATCGCTGTCCCGGCCGGCCAACCCACCGGCAGCAACCTGGCCACCACCAAACCCACCATCAGCCAGGCTCCCGCCAAACCGGCAATTGCACCGCAAGTCACCGCGAAGCCTGCCACCCCGGCGGTCGTCGCTGCCAAGGCGAGCCCAACAACCCCTCCTGAGACTCCCATCACGAAGACAGGCCCGCTCTCCCCTGGGGCACCCACCGTCAAAGCAAGCCCGGCTACTCCCGCAGCCCCCGTTGCCGCTCAGGTGAGCCCGGTTCCCCCTGCCGCGCCCAAAGCGAGCCCCGTCTCTCCTACGCCTGTGCCCTCTGCCACCGCTCCGGTAAGCCCGGTTTTACGGACACCCGTCGCTAAACCAGCCGCCGGTACCGCCGCCGCAACGGGGCCGAGTACCGCAACGCCGAGTGAAACCATAGCCGCCAAACCTGCCAGCGGTCCAGCCTACCGGGTATTGGTCACAGACAGCGGCAGCGCCGATCTCGATTTGCTCAAAGAGTTGGTGGCCAGGGTGATCCAGCAAACCTACGAGGGCAAGCCGGTGCTCCAGGTGGGCGTCTTCTCCTCCGAAGACAACGCCAACCGACTGGTGCAAACGCTCTCAGACAAAGGGTTTCGAGCCATTCTAGTCCCGGTGAACCAGCCCGGTTGAGCTGGTGCAGACAAAGAGGGCGGGAAGCAGTCGTTCCTCCCGCCCTCTTTGGGTATCGCCAGTGGCGCCGCTAGAGGCTGCGGCGCGCCATCAACTGGTCTTCGAGGGCCGCGATGCGGTTGTAGGCGGCGGTGAGTTGGGCTGTCAACCGCTGGATCTGGGCCTCGGGCGACAGCATCTTGCCATTTGCCGACGGCGGCCGTGAAGTCATCTCCTCTTCGGGGAGCACGTCTTTGATCGCGACCGGTCCGGGAGTACTGTTAGATTTCAAAGCAATGATCATTTGCTCTGGAAGCGTTTCTAGGGCGGCTTGCAGCTGCTCCAACTTGCCGTACAACCCATCTACCTTTTCTTGTAAACTTTCCATGCTGGCCGAACCCGCAAAAGATACCTTATTTTAGAAAGCTTCGCCTCTATGGTCCCGCGATTTTTGGTTTGTTTTAAGCTTGTGGGCGGTGGGCATCGAAGGCAAAAAAGGCCGCTGGAGAGCGATTCGGCCTTATTTTCTAAAGAAAACCCACAGCTTAGTCCGGGAATTTTCCAGAGAGAATCGCCCCGGGATTCCTATCAATTGTTGCTGGAGGGACCATGAAAATCGGGATCGTCGGCCTGGGTCTGATCGGAGGGTCGCTCGCCCACGATTTGAGCCGACACCACGAGATCACAGGCGTCTCGCGCTCGAGCGCCACCGTCGCTGAGGCGCTGTCCCAGGGCCTCATCCGCCAGGGCGGCGAGTCCCTTGGATTGCTCAAAGGCTGTGAACTGGTCTTTGTGTGTACACCGATCGGTCTCACCCTGGAGACGATCCGCGCGCTGGCAGCGGTTTTGTCGCCCGAGACCGTACTGACCGACGTGGCCTCGGTCAAAGCCGCCATCGTCCCGACGGCGGCGGCGCTGTGGCCGAATTTTGTGGGCGGCCACCCGATGGCGGGTAGTGAAGCGCAGGGACTCTCGGCCGCCCGGGCGGGGCTATTTCGCGGACGGCCCTATGTGCTTACCCCGACGCCGCGCACCCCGGCCGCCGCCTGCACCACCCTCGAAGACCTGGTGGGGGAGTTGGGTGCCCGGTTGGTGCGCACCGACCCGGAAACCCACGACCGGGCGGTGGCGCGCATCAGTCATCTGCCGGTGTTTGTCGGTGCTGCTTTGCTGTTGAACCTCGCTGCGAGCGGCGATCCGACCGCATCGACTCTGGCGAGCAGCGGTTTTTTTGACACCACCCGGGTCGGCGGCGGCAACCCACAGTTGGGGACGGCGATGGCCGAATGGAACCGTGCGGCATTGCTGGCGGAGTTGCGCTCCTACCGCGACCATCTGGGCCGGTTGGAGCAGGCGATCGATGCGGGTGACTGGCAAGCGGTGGAGCAACGGCTCGGCGAGTGCCGCAAGACCCGCCGCGAGGTCTTCGAGGACGGGATTTAAAATAACGTCAGTTCGGGATAAGGAAAGGCGGTCCGCCTAGGCTGGGATTAGCACATCACAAGCCACGGACCGCTCGCTATGCCCAGTCTAGAAGCGCTCTTTTGCCATGTCGATGACTTCTGCCAACGCTTCGAACCGCTCTGGCAGCAACAATTGCTCGACGATGGCCTGCGACACAGGCGACGGCCACGCCGACTCTGCCTCAGCGAAATCCTGACGATTCTGATTGCTTTTCACCAATCCGCCTACCGCCACTTCAAGGCCTTCTACACCGAAATGGTCTGCGCTTACTGGCGAAGCGCTTTTCCTGGACTGGTCAGCTACGCGCGCTTCGTCGAGTGGATGCCCTCTACCCTTATGCCGCTCAGTGCCTACCTGCGCCACTGTTTTGGCCCCTGCACCGGCATCAGTTTTATCGATTCGACTCCACTTGCCGTCTGCCATGTGCGCCGCGTCCACGCCCACAAAGTCTTTGTCGGTCTGGCCGCCTGGGGCAAAAGCTCGGTGGGCTGGTTTTACGGCTTCAAGCTGCACTTGGTGGTCAATGAGCGCGGCGAATTGCTGGCGATGAGCGTGACGGCTGGGAACACTGACGATCGCAAGCCTGTGCCTGAACTGCTCAAAGACTTGCACGGCAAAGTGTTTGGCGACCGCGGCTACATCAGCAGCAAGCTTGGCAGGCAATTGCGCGAGGAGCTGGGCATGGCGCTGATCACCAAGTTGCGGCGCAAGATGACCAATCGGCTGATGGTGATGACGGACAAACTGCTGTTGCGCAAGCGCGGGATCATCGAAGCAATCAATGACCAGTTGAAGAACATTTCGCAGATAGAGCACACCCGCCATCGCAGCGAAGTGAATTTTTTGGTGAACCTGGTGTGTGGGTTGATTGCCTACTGCCACAAACCGAACAAGCCGTCGGTGGCGTCTGATGCCGACCAGCTCAATGCTTAACCCGAACTGACGTTAAAATAGAAACAATTTCTGGAGGACCCGGCGATGGCGCGCACCCCGAACATTGCCCTGGTGGATTACGGCGTCGGTAACCTGCACTCGGCCCGCAAGGGCCTGGAGGCGATGGGAGCGCGGGTGACACTCAGCGGCCGGCCCCAGACCCTGACCGCCGCCGACGGCGTCGTGCTGCCGGGGGTGGGCTCCTTCGACACGGCGATTGCCCGGCTCAACGACCGGGGATTGGGAGAGACGATTATCCAACTGGTGCGCGCAGGACAGCCGATGCTGGGCATCTGCCTGGGGCTGCAGGTGCTCTTTGAATCCTCTGAAGAAGGACGACTGCCGGGCCTGGGGGTGCTGCCCGGTCGGGTGCGCCGCTTCCGGAGCGAACCCGGCCTCACCATTCCCCACATGGGTTGGAACCAACTGCACTTTGACAATCCCGATTGCTCGCTGTGGCGGGATCTGGCGGAGGGCAGTTGGGTTTACTTTGTACATTCTTACTACGTAGAGCCTGCCCACACCGAAGACTGCGCCGCCTCCGCCGTGCATGGCAGCCAGCGCTTCACCGCCGCCGTGTGCCGGGACAATCTGATGGCGGTGCAATTTCACCCGGAAAAGTCGGCGGACACGGGACTGCACATCCTCAAGAACTTTGTCGAGCGGGCCGCTTCGCGCAGCGCCGCCGAAGTAGCGGCCCGCTGAGCTACTCGCTCTCCAGCTTGAGGGTGGGCTCCGCCACCGCCCCGCCGATGTTTTTCAATTCGACAACGACGGCATCGGTGCTCTTCCAGCCCGCAGGCAGGACCACCTCGGCGCTCAAAGGCAGGGGGGCGGTGCGCTGAAAGGGTTTGAGCGCAAAATCTTTGGGGGCGTTGGCGAAGCGGCCGGCTTCACTGGTGGCAACCACCGGAAAGATCGACAGCGACAGCGGTGCGGCCCCCGGTCCCTCGACTACGACCTGCACCTTCTGGCCCGCCTGGCCCAGAAAGTGCACCCGCTCGTACTGGGTGGGCGGCAGTGTCAGGCGGCGCTCGCCGCCCGGTGCCATGGGCGTGCCGATGTTCTGGTTGCCGAGGGTGGCAGCCGGACCGTCGGCGCTGGACTGGCAGCCGGCCAGGACGGCGGCCGCCAGGGCGGCCGTTGCAAACCACTTACGAGGCATCGATGTGCTCCTTGCGCGCAAGGCGTTTGGGCCGGGGCCGGATCCGCAGCAAAAGCACAACCGCTGCGGCCAGGAGCGTCAGCACTTTGAGCGGCCAGCCCGACGCCCCCAACCACACAGCGTGCGCCAGCGCCAGCCCGGCCACCGGAAAGATCAGCCGATGCAGCGTCCGCCACTGCCGCCCCAACCGCCGGATCCAGCCGTTGGTGCTGGTGAGCGCCAGCGGCAGCATCAGGCCGAGGGCGGCAACGCCAAGCCAGGCGCCCAACCGTTCCTCGCCACCCAAAAAATCGAGGGCCTCCCAGTGCCCACCCAGCACATGCTCAAAGGTCAAGTAGGTATGGGCAGCGGCGAAGCCCAGGGCCGAAAGCCCCAGCCCGCGCCGCCAGGAAAGCAACAACTGCCGACCGAGGGCCGGGGCGCTAAGCACCAGCCCCAGGCAGGCGAGGGAAGCATAACCGTAGTACTCGCCCAGGCGCTGGCCCTGCAGATGGCCTCTGAACAAAATGAGCGTGACCGTCTCCAGCAGAGCGGCGACGATGTAGGCGGCCACCAGCACGGCGAGGGTGGTGAGCCAGGGAGTGTTGGCGCGGACCATGCTTCCAGTGTATTGGGCGAGAGTACCCTACTCGGAGGCGGTGACCACCTCGCGGCTCTGGCGGGAACGCCGCCGGGTCAGCGAGTTGAAGACCATCTGGCCGATGGCGCGAATCAGGCTGCCTTCGAGTTCTTCGAACAGGCGCATGTTGTAGCGGAACGCCTCGATCGCTTCCTCGGTGATCCGGCCGGCCAGCGGCCCATCGACCGGCAAGGTGTCGAGGGCCGCCCGGTATCCGGCTTTGAAGACACGGGCATCGGCAATCGCCTCAAAATCATAGAACGCGGTGCCGGTGCCGTTGCCCAGTCCCATCGCCCGCTGGGCGATTTCTTTGAGCACCTGGCCGCCGGACAGATCGCCCAGATAGCGGGTGTAGGAATGGGAGACCAGCAGAGCGGGCTCGGTGCGCGCCACGGTGCGGATGCGCTCGACGTAGCGCTCGGCCGCCGCCGAGGGACGCACCTGATCGGCCCAGCCGGGACCGTAGTAATAGCGCAAATCCGTCTCGATCGATGCGCGCCGATACAGTTCGGGGTAATAAAGCCCCCGCAGGACCGGATGATCGCGGTGCGCCTCCAGAGCATCCTCCAATGCGCCGTAGATAAAGTAGAAGTTGGCCATCAACTGACGGTAGGAGCTGCGCTCGACCGTACCCTTCAAAAAACACTTCACAAAACCGACATTCTCTGCCATCGTGTGGGCCTGGCGCGTGCCCTCACGCAGCATGACGGACAATGGCTCCATTCTGTTCTCCCTAAACTCCCTATGAATTGTGCCTTACCCTCCCGGCGGGAGCACAAGGGCAGCCCGGTGAAGGCCATTAAGAATTCTGAAGCGATTGCCCGCACCCCGGCAACTCCCAGCGCCTGCAGTGCTACGACGGCCGCGAAGCGTCGTAGAACACGGCTGTACAGGAGTGCATATCGCCCGAGTTGCCGATAGCAAAAGTCGAATCCGACCTTGATCTTGTTGTTATCAACAACCAAAATACTCTAGAATCAGCAGATAGATTCATTTCCACAGGAGTTGTCATGGGGGCAGTCGCAGGCAAGGAGTTGCTGCAGCTTATCAAACAGAATCCCGGACGGAGTGCCAAGCAGCTTGCTGAAATGGCCGGCTATACTACCACCACCAAGACCGGTCAGCAGCGCGTCAAGATGCTCGCCTTTCAAAACGCGGTGCTCCAGGCCAACAACATCAACCTCAGACCCGTCGAAGAAGAAGAGACCAACGGTGTGCGCGGCGGGCGCAAGGCGACTTATCGCATCCAGGTTCAACAGAACGGCAACCTGCTTATCGGTGCTGCCTATACCCGTCAAATGGGTCTTACACCCGGCACGACGTTCGAGATTCAAATCGGCCGCAAACACATCAAGCTGGTCCAGGTCGATACCGATGGGTCGCCGATCGAGTAGCTGGGGAGTGGCTGCCGCCGCCAAGCGCTCTGCCGGAGCAGGTGGGTGCGGGCAGCGGCTAGGTGCGAAGTTCTGCAATAATATTAATGATAGCGATGCTGTGTTTACAGTCGATGAAGGAAAGCCATGGCCCTGCTTGAGATCAAGTCCACCCGCGAGATCGCCAAGATGCGCGAAGCTGGCCGGATTGTGGCAACGGTTCTCAAAGAAATCATGGCCCTGGCCGAACCGGGCATGACCACCGGCGATCTCGACACCCACGCCGAGCGCCGCTGCGCCGATTTTGGCGTCATCCCCGCCTTCAAGGGTTACCACGGTTTTCCCGCCTGCATCTGCACGTCGATCAACCACGAGGTCGTCCACGGCATTCCGAGCGCCAAGCGTCGGCTCAAACCCGGCGATGTCCTCAAAGTCGACTTCGGGGCCATCTACGACGGCTGGCACGGTGATTCGTGCGTGACCATCGGCCTTGAGCCGCTGGCCGAGGAGGCCCGCACATTGATCCGGGTAGCTGAGGAGGCCCTCCTCAAGGGCATCCGCGAGGTGCGCCAGGGCGTACATCTGCAGCAGATCTCCGGGGCCATCCAGGACTACGTCGAAGGCTACGGCTTCTCGGTGGTTCGCCAGTACGTCGGCCACGGCGTCGGGCGCAACCTGCACGAGGAGCCCCAGGTGCCCAACTTTCGCACCCGGGAGATTCCCGATCCCAAGCTCAAGTCGGGTATGACCCTGGCCATCGAACCGATGGTCAACCTCGGCCACCATGCCACGCGCACGCTGGCCGATCGCTGGACGGTGGTCACCCTCGACAATTCGCTCTCAGCCCAGTTCGAACATACAGTTCTGGTCACCCGAGACGGCTACGAGATTCTTACCGACCGTTCGAAGGTCTGACCTTTATTCAGGAGTTGTCCTTGGCAAAGCA
Protein-coding sequences here:
- a CDS encoding DUF1565 domain-containing protein; protein product: MKFSDTVVRRLMGWTLALSLLGTASASIVQAQSDLERDLSMTYVDAVNGDDSTADGSKQKPFKTITRAITASPPGVTLQLAEGEYSEATGEQFPIQLAMRNLVGNEATKGQGIKIVGGGKHVSPTFASQDATIVVGKEVTIRGVTITNPRNRGKGLWIESVSPVIAHNSFIGSLHDGIFITGASSAKVADNYFSGNIADGLTAADQSTPVIENNIFEKTGFAINVTGRSRPQIVGNTVRDNVDGIVIEGRSFPKLRNNTITGNRRSGVVVVLLASADMGTESEAGNNTFAANGRADVNNVTRPALPLVAMGNKWDKPRLEGQVTAEAEIIALAARNVVPNAGFWVLVSNTKPAQLRAIKGLALKPKSHTYEGKPYQQVGTFGSQASADKLVEQLSKKGFNAIAVPAGQPTGSNLATTKPTISQAPAKPAIAPQVTAKPATPAVVAAKASPTTPPETPITKTGPLSPGAPTVKASPATPAAPVAAQVSPVPPAAPKASPVSPTPVPSATAPVSPVLRTPVAKPAAGTAAATGPSTATPSETIAAKPASGPAYRVLVTDSGSADLDLLKELVARVIQQTYEGKPVLQVGVFSSEDNANRLVQTLSDKGFRAILVPVNQPG
- a CDS encoding prephenate/arogenate dehydrogenase, which gives rise to MKIGIVGLGLIGGSLAHDLSRHHEITGVSRSSATVAEALSQGLIRQGGESLGLLKGCELVFVCTPIGLTLETIRALAAVLSPETVLTDVASVKAAIVPTAAALWPNFVGGHPMAGSEAQGLSAARAGLFRGRPYVLTPTPRTPAAACTTLEDLVGELGARLVRTDPETHDRAVARISHLPVFVGAALLLNLAASGDPTASTLASSGFFDTTRVGGGNPQLGTAMAEWNRAALLAELRSYRDHLGRLEQAIDAGDWQAVEQRLGECRKTRREVFEDGI
- a CDS encoding IS982 family transposase, with product MPSLEALFCHVDDFCQRFEPLWQQQLLDDGLRHRRRPRRLCLSEILTILIAFHQSAYRHFKAFYTEMVCAYWRSAFPGLVSYARFVEWMPSTLMPLSAYLRHCFGPCTGISFIDSTPLAVCHVRRVHAHKVFVGLAAWGKSSVGWFYGFKLHLVVNERGELLAMSVTAGNTDDRKPVPELLKDLHGKVFGDRGYISSKLGRQLREELGMALITKLRRKMTNRLMVMTDKLLLRKRGIIEAINDQLKNISQIEHTRHRSEVNFLVNLVCGLIAYCHKPNKPSVASDADQLNA
- the hisH gene encoding imidazole glycerol phosphate synthase subunit HisH, encoding MARTPNIALVDYGVGNLHSARKGLEAMGARVTLSGRPQTLTAADGVVLPGVGSFDTAIARLNDRGLGETIIQLVRAGQPMLGICLGLQVLFESSEEGRLPGLGVLPGRVRRFRSEPGLTIPHMGWNQLHFDNPDCSLWRDLAEGSWVYFVHSYYVEPAHTEDCAASAVHGSQRFTAAVCRDNLMAVQFHPEKSADTGLHILKNFVERAASRSAAEVAAR
- a CDS encoding ferric reductase-like transmembrane domain-containing protein; translated protein: MVRANTPWLTTLAVLVAAYIVAALLETVTLILFRGHLQGQRLGEYYGYASLACLGLVLSAPALGRQLLLSWRRGLGLSALGFAAAHTYLTFEHVLGGHWEALDFLGGEERLGAWLGVAALGLMLPLALTSTNGWIRRLGRQWRTLHRLIFPVAGLALAHAVWLGASGWPLKVLTLLAAAVVLLLRIRPRPKRLARKEHIDAS
- a CDS encoding heme oxygenase (biliverdin-producing), with the translated sequence MEPLSVMLREGTRQAHTMAENVGFVKCFLKGTVERSSYRQLMANFYFIYGALEDALEAHRDHPVLRGLYYPELYRRASIETDLRYYYGPGWADQVRPSAAAERYVERIRTVARTEPALLVSHSYTRYLGDLSGGQVLKEIAQRAMGLGNGTGTAFYDFEAIADARVFKAGYRAALDTLPVDGPLAGRITEEAIEAFRYNMRLFEELEGSLIRAIGQMVFNSLTRRRSRQSREVVTASE
- a CDS encoding AbrB family transcriptional regulator — translated: MGAVAGKELLQLIKQNPGRSAKQLAEMAGYTTTTKTGQQRVKMLAFQNAVLQANNINLRPVEEEETNGVRGGRKATYRIQVQQNGNLLIGAAYTRQMGLTPGTTFEIQIGRKHIKLVQVDTDGSPIE